One window of Brachybacterium ginsengisoli genomic DNA carries:
- a CDS encoding polyprenyl synthetase family protein translates to MPSTLPGVPDIDEDLAARIVERLGSIEQRLRDSVSSSDDMMRWTGRHLMDAGGKRVRPMLVLLAASLGDVDADGVQDAAVLVELTHLASLYHDDVMDSAPTRRGTDSAHALWGNNVAILTGDFLFARASGLSARIGTEAVRLHSETFERLCLGQLHETVGPKEGEDPFEHYISVLSDKTASLLALAGSLGASLAGAPKESADVMRRYGEKVGVAFQLADDVLDLESDAATSGKTPGIDLREGVPTMPTLLVRRRAAEQADPDSLGIVARLDGDLTDDSSLDELVGLLRRDPALEETRELAARTADEAIAILEELPAGAVREALTTFTTTLVRRSR, encoded by the coding sequence ATGCCGTCCACGCTGCCGGGCGTTCCCGACATCGACGAGGACCTCGCCGCACGCATCGTCGAGCGGCTCGGATCCATCGAGCAGCGCCTGCGGGACTCGGTCTCGAGCTCCGACGACATGATGCGCTGGACCGGCCGCCACCTCATGGATGCCGGCGGCAAGCGCGTGCGCCCGATGCTCGTGCTGCTGGCCGCCTCTCTCGGTGACGTCGATGCTGACGGCGTCCAGGATGCGGCTGTGCTCGTCGAGCTCACACACCTCGCCAGCCTTTACCACGACGACGTGATGGACTCTGCTCCCACCCGCCGCGGAACCGACAGCGCGCACGCCCTGTGGGGGAACAACGTCGCGATCTTGACCGGCGACTTCCTGTTCGCCCGCGCCAGCGGTCTCAGCGCGCGCATCGGCACCGAGGCGGTGCGGCTGCATTCGGAGACCTTCGAACGGCTGTGCCTCGGGCAGCTCCACGAGACGGTCGGCCCGAAGGAGGGAGAGGACCCTTTCGAGCACTACATCTCCGTGCTCTCGGACAAGACGGCGTCGTTGCTCGCCCTCGCAGGCAGCCTCGGTGCCTCCCTGGCGGGAGCCCCGAAGGAGTCCGCGGACGTCATGCGACGCTACGGCGAGAAGGTGGGCGTCGCCTTCCAGCTCGCCGATGACGTCCTGGATCTCGAGAGCGATGCTGCCACCAGCGGGAAGACTCCCGGAATCGACCTTCGTGAGGGCGTTCCGACCATGCCCACCCTGCTGGTTCGGCGCCGTGCTGCCGAGCAGGCGGATCCCGACAGCCTGGGTATCGTCGCGCGGCTCGACGGCGACCTCACCGATGATTCCTCGCTGGATGAGCTCGTAGGGCTTCTTCGCAGGGATCCCGCGCTGGAGGAGACTCGCGAGCTCGCAGCGCGCACTGCGGACGAGGCCATCGCGATCCTCGAGGAGCTGCCGGCGGGGGCCGTCCGTGAGGCTCTGACGACCTTCACGACCACGCTGGTCCGACGGAGCCGCTGA